A window of the Oncorhynchus masou masou isolate Uvic2021 chromosome 13, UVic_Omas_1.1, whole genome shotgun sequence genome harbors these coding sequences:
- the LOC135551418 gene encoding secretagogin-like, whose protein sequence is MDSAFDNLDATSFLHIWQHFDVDNNSYIERKELDDFFRHMMKKLGISDEITDDKVGRMKERFMSAYDTTADGRLQIQELATMMLPEEENFLLLFHRETPLDNSVEFMRIWRNYDTHSSGYISAIELKGFLQDLFLQHKKTISPNKLEEYTNTMMEMFDKNNDGRLDLNDLARILALKENFLLKFDMNACSQEDRKRDFEKIFAHYDVSKTGALEGPEVDGFVKDMMELVKPIISGTDLDKFRKLLLGHCDMNGDGKIQKNELCLCLKYSS, encoded by the exons ATGGACAGCGCTTTTGACAACCTGGATGCTACAAGCTTCCTACACATATGGCAACATTTCGATGTTGACA ATAATAGTTATATTGAACGAAAGGAGCTGGACGACTTTTTCAGACACATGATGAAAAAACTTGGGATTAGT GATGAAATAACGGATGACAAAGTTGGAAGAATGAAAGAAAGGTTCATGTCAGCGTATGACACCACAGCTGATGGTCGCCTGCAAATCCAAGAG TTGGCCACCATGATGCTACCGGAGGAGGAGAACTTCCTACTACTGTTCCACAGAGAGACGCCATTGGACAACAGTGTGGAGTTCATGAGG ATCTGGAGAAACTATGACACTCACAGCAGTGGATACATATCAGCTATAGAACTCAAG GGTTTCCTGCAGGACCTGTTCCTCCAGCACAAAAAGACCATATCCCCCAACAAACTGGAGGAGTACACCAACACCATG ATGGAGATGTTTGACAAAAACAACGATGGCAGGCTGGATTTGAATGACCTAGCCAG AATCTTGGCTCTAAAAGAGAACTTCTTGCTGAAGTTTGACATGAAT GCGTGCAGTCAAGAGGACCGGAAGAGGGACTTTGAGAAGATATTTGCTCACTATGATGTG AGTAAGACGGGTGCTTTGGAGGGTCCGGAGGTGGACGGCTTTGTCAAAGACATGATGGAACTGGTCAAA CCTATCATTAGTGGAACAGACCTGGACAAGTTCCGCAAGCTGCTCCTGGGTCACTGTGACATGAACGGTGATGGAAAGATCCAGAAGAATGAACTGTGCCTCTGCCTGAAATACTCCAGTTAA